The following are encoded in a window of Shewanella psychrotolerans genomic DNA:
- a CDS encoding TonB-dependent receptor plug domain-containing protein, with protein sequence MKILPICSLIGSGFISMATAADNPVDLGAVDIINKSATTTATNDDNSKASTAYESFDPENSGLSVVNQKGINKVSAGGIDTSELLKILPFVQMDEDRNRVNQANEQSIRPSNFSISGGNYYDNNIMIDGIGVNSVMDVAADTNPSSVNNVAGQTAQTLYVDPSLLESIEVFDSNVSAKYGNFVGGAVNMNLRKPKEVFSVGFAAGIQNDSMKNYIYSDEFKDDIDNNPPPEFIKYNTAISVDIPFTEKFKTLWSYSRSVSEVDYDMDDAYGGLSFTNGDTSENFMLKAVYQFSDTLDAEAQVSYSPYTSGYDRTNAINSHVDSNSTGLSTYFKLSGINGDMDWEAKLAYTLSDTSRKAASYNYVWPSNYADWCSRKSCTDGSFGNLDQKQKDYTASFTGHLPLWEGDISFGTDLTRVEASKIRDQDSYSYNYYKKVPGATNEFVCAIDDDACKEKLAILNRRSIYQAYDAEVNLNSLALWTEYQRQFGNINLRTGLRYDHENFLSNHNISPRITANWEFYDEMFLTVGANRYYTNSMLAYAIRSQMPDDITDYRDINADGTVGDWYEYRRVRNTDYGTSDLKTPYSDELTAAITLPTPLEGSVRLKAVYRWNRDLFAKEKLVDFNTSEGSPKVNNYYVLNNDGATDYRGISLEWAGHYQDHHFNANINWSQTKTVGNATSYDSQIDPSEDSTTYVYYKGQLITKTELYDIEKAQNFAAPVKAFFSWSTDWFSERLSTTARMNYRGKYTSLSDSGENMPVDGSNYDIYERTDRKAFTSVDFNASYRLAQIAGNWARVDIKLSNLFNDLPHTKASSSMPYQQGRSYWLYLKYDY encoded by the coding sequence ATGAAAATATTACCCATATGTAGCTTAATCGGTAGTGGCTTTATATCTATGGCAACAGCTGCTGATAACCCCGTAGATTTAGGGGCCGTTGACATTATAAACAAATCAGCAACGACAACCGCCACAAATGACGATAATAGTAAAGCATCAACGGCATACGAGAGTTTTGATCCAGAAAACTCGGGATTAAGTGTTGTTAACCAAAAGGGCATCAACAAAGTTTCTGCAGGAGGGATTGATACCTCAGAGTTACTTAAAATTCTCCCATTCGTCCAAATGGATGAAGATCGTAATCGAGTTAACCAAGCGAACGAGCAGTCAATTCGGCCATCAAACTTCTCTATCTCTGGTGGTAACTATTACGACAATAACATAATGATCGATGGTATCGGCGTTAACTCTGTAATGGATGTTGCAGCCGATACCAACCCCAGCAGTGTTAACAATGTCGCAGGGCAAACAGCTCAAACACTTTACGTTGACCCATCTCTGTTAGAGAGCATTGAGGTATTTGACTCCAACGTATCGGCAAAATACGGCAACTTTGTCGGTGGTGCTGTAAACATGAATTTGCGTAAGCCTAAAGAAGTGTTTTCCGTAGGGTTTGCGGCCGGAATTCAAAATGACAGTATGAAAAACTACATCTATTCTGATGAATTTAAAGACGATATCGACAATAATCCCCCACCAGAATTCATTAAATACAATACCGCTATTTCGGTAGATATTCCCTTTACCGAAAAATTCAAAACCTTATGGAGTTATAGCCGCTCTGTATCTGAAGTCGATTATGATATGGACGATGCGTATGGTGGCCTCTCATTCACCAACGGTGATACTTCAGAAAACTTCATGCTAAAAGCTGTTTACCAATTTTCAGATACCTTAGATGCCGAGGCACAAGTTAGTTACAGCCCCTATACCAGCGGCTATGATCGCACCAATGCAATTAACTCTCATGTAGATAGCAATTCGACAGGACTATCTACATATTTTAAATTAAGTGGGATCAATGGTGATATGGACTGGGAAGCGAAATTGGCTTATACCCTTTCCGACACCAGCCGAAAAGCAGCTTCATATAATTATGTTTGGCCTAGCAATTATGCCGATTGGTGCTCAAGAAAATCGTGTACCGATGGTAGCTTTGGTAACCTAGATCAAAAGCAAAAAGATTACACGGCCAGTTTTACGGGCCACCTTCCCCTATGGGAAGGCGATATAAGCTTTGGTACTGACTTAACTCGCGTAGAGGCGAGTAAAATCAGAGATCAGGACAGCTATAGTTACAATTACTACAAAAAAGTCCCCGGTGCGACTAATGAGTTTGTGTGTGCAATTGACGATGATGCATGCAAAGAAAAACTCGCAATTTTAAACCGTCGCTCCATCTATCAAGCTTACGATGCTGAAGTTAATCTCAATTCTTTAGCCTTATGGACTGAATATCAGCGTCAATTCGGTAACATTAACCTGCGTACAGGCCTGCGTTATGACCATGAAAACTTCCTGAGTAACCATAATATATCTCCTCGTATTACTGCGAACTGGGAGTTTTATGATGAGATGTTTTTAACCGTCGGTGCCAACCGTTATTACACCAATAGTATGTTGGCCTACGCTATTCGCTCACAGATGCCGGATGATATTACCGATTACCGTGATATTAACGCCGACGGAACAGTGGGAGACTGGTATGAATATAGGCGGGTTCGAAATACTGATTACGGTACATCTGATTTAAAAACACCCTACAGTGATGAATTAACAGCAGCCATCACCTTGCCAACTCCGCTTGAGGGCTCTGTTCGTCTAAAAGCAGTTTATCGTTGGAACCGTGATCTATTTGCTAAAGAGAAGCTTGTTGATTTCAATACTTCAGAAGGTTCGCCTAAAGTAAATAATTATTACGTTTTAAATAATGACGGTGCAACAGATTATCGAGGTATATCATTAGAATGGGCTGGCCATTATCAAGATCACCACTTTAATGCCAATATCAATTGGTCACAAACCAAAACGGTTGGCAATGCCACCAGCTATGACAGCCAAATAGACCCAAGCGAAGACAGTACAACCTATGTGTACTACAAAGGTCAGCTAATAACCAAAACAGAACTATATGATATTGAAAAAGCACAGAACTTTGCAGCTCCAGTGAAGGCATTTTTCAGTTGGTCTACAGACTGGTTTTCAGAGCGCCTTAGCACAACAGCAAGGATGAATTATCGAGGAAAATACACCTCTCTATCCGATAGCGGCGAAAACATGCCTGTTGATGGCAGTAACTACGATATTTATGAGCGTACAGATCGTAAAGCATTCACCTCTGTAGACTTTAATGCGAGTTACCGTCTTGCACAGATAGCAGGGAACTGGGCCCGTGTGGATATAAAATTATCAAATCTTTTTAATGATTTGCCACATACAAAGGCTTCATCTTCCATGCCCTATCAACAAGGACGCAGTTACTGGCTGTACCTGAAATATGACTATTAA
- a CDS encoding PepSY-associated TM helix domain-containing protein, whose amino-acid sequence MSSSSFSWFKFNRTLHRDVGYFCVGLTIIFAISGIAVNHIHDWNPNYDIKRTVKMLEPTQWHTLDDAVLNAQLVRQANISQPVKSGYWSSPQEYKVFLKDGANLTLNSANSELIIEQITPRYVLKAFNKLHLNEAHKAWVFFSDIYAALLLFLACSSLFMVKGRNSPWRKKSVWLISGIILPIIFILI is encoded by the coding sequence TTGAGTAGTTCCAGTTTTAGTTGGTTTAAGTTCAACCGCACCCTGCACCGTGATGTTGGCTATTTCTGCGTGGGCTTAACGATTATATTCGCCATATCGGGCATAGCAGTTAATCATATACATGATTGGAACCCCAATTATGATATCAAGCGTACTGTAAAAATGCTTGAGCCAACTCAATGGCATACATTAGATGATGCGGTGCTTAATGCTCAATTAGTAAGACAAGCGAATATTAGTCAACCCGTAAAAAGTGGCTATTGGAGTTCGCCTCAGGAGTACAAAGTGTTCCTTAAAGATGGGGCGAATCTGACCTTAAATAGTGCAAATTCTGAACTCATAATAGAACAGATAACACCGCGATATGTGCTAAAGGCATTTAATAAATTACATTTAAACGAAGCACATAAAGCATGGGTATTTTTTTCCGATATCTACGCAGCCCTGTTGCTTTTTTTGGCTTGTTCATCGCTTTTTATGGTGAAAGGGCGTAATAGCCCATGGCGCAAAAAATCGGTGTGGTTAATTTCTGGAATAATCCTTCCCATTATCTTTATTTTGATTTAA
- a CDS encoding ExbD/TolR family protein yields MIDLNDDSSLDVPPPDTMTPMIDVIFSLIAFMMLMINAPLLKMDFSLPQTSEKSQRSYANSEFVTLGISVTSNSYTLDGDALDSNGLESKLIELKQKGELKLMLKTDSNTPVQRMVDTLALLNRLNISNAQIALSDINGS; encoded by the coding sequence ATGATCGATTTAAACGATGATAGCAGTTTGGATGTGCCCCCTCCAGATACCATGACACCTATGATAGATGTGATCTTTTCTCTTATCGCTTTCATGATGTTAATGATCAATGCACCGCTATTAAAGATGGATTTTTCATTGCCGCAAACGTCAGAAAAAAGTCAGCGTAGTTATGCAAACAGTGAATTTGTTACTCTAGGTATTTCGGTTACTTCAAATAGTTACACCCTTGATGGCGATGCGTTAGATAGCAATGGATTGGAGTCGAAGCTTATTGAACTCAAGCAGAAGGGGGAGCTGAAATTAATGCTGAAAACAGATAGCAACACCCCAGTACAACGTATGGTCGATACTCTTGCACTGCTTAATAGACTCAATATCAGTAATGCCCAGATAGCGCTTAGCGATATTAATGGTTCATAA
- a CDS encoding MotA/TolQ/ExbB proton channel family protein, whose translation MFDDVWSIGTAVPLILCSIVTLALVADRCFSMARLPQLSAQRQLQAMQQLQQGYVDNAAQIVIKGQPFYAETVSLLLSLREFTRNNRDEQVSFHLRELQKKMKQRLSGLITVATLAPMLGLLGTIIGLMRAFHDIGKHQGPVEPAIVADGLWQALSTTAVGLIIAVVCVLAHALLAAKARHALTESTEILNRFSHALGDNKG comes from the coding sequence ATGTTTGATGATGTTTGGAGCATAGGTACAGCGGTTCCTCTAATACTTTGCTCAATAGTTACACTCGCGCTGGTGGCTGATCGCTGTTTTTCTATGGCTCGTTTACCTCAGTTGTCAGCACAACGGCAATTACAGGCTATGCAGCAACTGCAACAGGGATATGTTGATAACGCCGCGCAAATAGTCATAAAAGGTCAGCCTTTTTATGCTGAAACTGTGTCGCTGCTGCTCTCTCTTAGAGAATTCACGCGTAACAATCGTGATGAACAAGTGAGTTTTCACTTGCGAGAATTACAGAAAAAAATGAAACAACGTCTATCTGGGCTCATCACTGTGGCAACACTGGCGCCCATGCTTGGGCTACTTGGTACCATTATTGGTTTAATGCGAGCGTTTCATGATATTGGTAAACATCAAGGACCCGTTGAGCCTGCGATTGTCGCTGATGGTTTATGGCAAGCTCTTTCCACCACTGCGGTAGGGCTTATTATTGCGGTTGTCTGTGTGCTTGCACATGCGCTGTTGGCTGCAAAAGCTCGACATGCTTTAACTGAAAGTACCGAGATCCTTAATCGATTCTCACATGCCCTTGGCGATAATAAGGGATAA
- a CDS encoding DUF4920 domain-containing protein — translation MLSKIIGISLLILASMGSIQAQILTFGTEVNDNHLVNVSTILATPASYVGQQVTIKGMITNVCSKRGCWMTVASDQRFQELFIKVPDGEMVFPISAKGSEAIVTGALKAKPLNLAQTKSWLAEQAKHQGLSFDPDTVTKAISLYELTPVGVKILE, via the coding sequence ATGTTAAGTAAAATCATCGGCATCTCCCTATTAATATTAGCTTCCATGGGGAGCATCCAGGCACAAATACTCACCTTTGGTACTGAGGTGAATGACAACCACTTGGTCAATGTTTCTACTATTTTAGCTACGCCAGCCTCTTATGTAGGTCAGCAAGTAACAATCAAAGGCATGATCACCAATGTCTGTAGCAAGCGTGGATGTTGGATGACAGTTGCATCGGATCAAAGGTTTCAGGAACTATTTATTAAAGTCCCCGATGGTGAAATGGTATTTCCTATCAGTGCTAAAGGCAGTGAAGCCATTGTCACGGGTGCATTAAAGGCCAAACCGCTAAATCTGGCGCAGACAAAATCTTGGCTTGCCGAGCAGGCAAAACATCAGGGGCTGTCATTTGATCCAGACACAGTAACCAAAGCCATCAGCCTTTACGAACTGACCCCCGTTGGAGTAAAAATACTTGAGTAG
- a CDS encoding energy transducer TonB, whose product MNRFNTFFLGSVFIHIIIGIIFVWEYQERPTTLAQSNTNIVSLGMMTAMAGSLAQQQEVASSKPLIEHKENQPPVAEKKIQPTKKMTVPPKPKPKPKPQPKEPNKPLDKPLDKPLDKQQPTDSKREKMAVAETKAGALGKQGATSNELRQQETGTAQQIGGAELNQQYDLRIRHHLLSFKTAPKRLSLRNVKGVVNLSFNIDRTGKVLQQKATVLIGRQAFRHEVLAMLKRAEPFPCPPEETSWANREYQLDINYKNQ is encoded by the coding sequence ATGAATCGATTCAACACATTTTTTTTGGGCTCTGTTTTTATCCACATTATTATCGGTATTATTTTTGTCTGGGAATATCAAGAGCGGCCAACAACACTTGCTCAAAGTAATACTAATATAGTGAGCTTAGGGATGATGACTGCGATGGCGGGGAGCTTGGCTCAACAACAAGAGGTCGCATCAAGTAAGCCATTAATTGAGCATAAAGAAAATCAGCCTCCAGTGGCTGAAAAGAAAATTCAACCAACAAAAAAAATGACGGTTCCGCCTAAACCTAAACCTAAACCTAAACCTCAGCCGAAAGAGCCAAATAAGCCTTTAGATAAGCCCTTAGATAAGCCTTTAGATAAGCAACAACCTACTGACTCAAAAAGAGAGAAAATGGCCGTCGCAGAGACTAAAGCAGGGGCGTTAGGCAAGCAGGGGGCGACGAGTAATGAGTTGCGCCAACAAGAAACGGGTACTGCTCAGCAAATCGGTGGGGCTGAATTAAATCAACAATATGATTTGCGGATACGGCATCATTTGTTGTCATTTAAAACGGCACCAAAGCGCTTATCTCTGCGCAATGTAAAAGGTGTCGTTAACCTGTCTTTTAATATCGATCGCACAGGGAAAGTATTACAGCAAAAAGCAACAGTGTTAATCGGTAGGCAAGCATTTCGTCATGAAGTATTGGCAATGTTAAAAAGAGCTGAGCCATTTCCTTGCCCCCCAGAAGAAACCAGCTGGGCAAATCGTGAATATCAATTAGATATTAATTATAAAAATCAATAG
- a CDS encoding M16 family metallopeptidase yields the protein MSYIMPTPSTPRQSKLLTLLTRYFSLNITILFYTLLAGCSALPNSGQQWDKSVTQGQLSNGLTYYLYDSGNANDPFNIRLIVNAGSVDETGYAGVAHMVEHMVFRKTYAHPESLHSYFTTLGWSTGKQINALTRESETQYMLRTRVNDSLDLPSSVALMGDIAFGASFDEADWLQEKKVILEEWRRGESTASRINRLKKDQMRHDSRYVNRPTIGTEESILSTPIVEIKNFYKRFYVPANMTLIISGHINKQTAINAIEQHFGQVKKSPAPKRDYVELPLAPQLHIGKVQSTKGTTAAVVFGFRSALAQQNSKERKLDQLVRYFLRKLMRNQVIRDRALLNDKKISLRLEQPTNNRIVAALVMRTQNHDEALPLLLEEAQRLKHFGVDKTEFNALKAEAYSILQRQLKNGADNRDYKAWEDKITNAVIAGKVLQNSREKARQQILLLNSITLEQLNDRLKELLNAPDQFLYYQIPDGIEVPLPTATTVRQLQANAGNALKPTVAYQVSIAEQEQQAEPITLPPITLYPEGEIRRFNRIPATRDAAAISQWSLDNGDSIVWLEQPTADNKLYINVVTDTGFDNRTQSPMLSQIAVQLWQQTPPTGWSEAQWKLMPQWSWVYKSQQLSLGAVITPAQLPKLLDTYRIQLQEGHIAAEGLPSVKSDLLRHLSSANKNHISEAMAQLKYPSQINVLDDSTVADIDVPMLEALAKEVLTQPVTFYVVGALPQEVDELWTQKVASLPRRKTLVAAPLMQQSGHHLKELALYDSPKMQVMFEGYTQLEWSPEQAFLVSSLAELTQSALKQRLRLELAGIYNIRFDLTLNPATNHAEMALSFFCAPERRNELLTAAQQVLQNMPQWLKKQDLTPLISNIHYAEQQRLALGATWLKRLELSDHRYGNGHYLEHVRNLPSLVTHQSLATLAEHIFPLQNSATVIAKPKGEND from the coding sequence ATGTCATACATAATGCCAACCCCTTCTACACCTCGCCAATCCAAATTGCTCACTCTATTAACAAGGTATTTTTCACTTAATATCACGATCTTGTTTTACACCTTATTGGCTGGATGTAGCGCATTACCAAACAGCGGGCAGCAATGGGACAAATCTGTCACTCAAGGACAACTAAGCAACGGTTTAACTTACTATCTTTATGACAGCGGCAATGCGAACGATCCGTTCAATATTCGACTCATAGTCAATGCCGGATCGGTGGATGAAACTGGCTATGCGGGTGTTGCTCATATGGTGGAGCATATGGTTTTTCGTAAAACTTATGCTCATCCGGAGTCTCTGCATAGCTATTTCACCACATTAGGCTGGAGCACAGGTAAACAAATAAATGCATTGACTCGAGAATCTGAAACCCAGTACATGCTGCGCACTCGAGTCAATGACAGCTTAGATCTCCCAAGTTCTGTAGCACTAATGGGAGATATAGCCTTTGGTGCAAGTTTCGATGAGGCCGATTGGTTACAAGAAAAAAAAGTCATTCTAGAAGAGTGGCGCCGTGGCGAAAGTACGGCATCTCGCATTAATCGTCTGAAAAAAGATCAGATGCGTCATGACTCTCGTTATGTTAATCGCCCAACCATAGGCACAGAAGAAAGTATTCTAAGTACGCCTATTGTAGAAATTAAAAATTTCTACAAACGATTTTATGTGCCAGCCAATATGACCTTAATCATCTCAGGCCATATCAATAAACAAACGGCAATCAACGCCATTGAGCAACATTTTGGACAAGTAAAAAAGTCACCAGCCCCTAAGCGAGATTATGTTGAGTTGCCTTTAGCGCCCCAATTACATATTGGCAAAGTCCAATCAACGAAAGGCACGACTGCCGCTGTTGTATTTGGATTTCGTAGCGCTTTAGCTCAACAGAATTCTAAAGAAAGGAAACTCGATCAATTAGTACGCTACTTTTTGCGCAAGCTTATGCGGAATCAGGTGATTAGAGATCGTGCTCTACTGAATGATAAAAAAATTAGCCTAAGATTAGAGCAGCCAACTAACAACCGCATTGTAGCAGCGTTAGTCATGAGAACCCAAAACCATGACGAAGCATTACCACTGCTACTGGAAGAGGCCCAACGTCTTAAGCATTTTGGTGTCGATAAAACAGAATTCAATGCACTTAAAGCAGAAGCTTACTCGATTCTACAGCGTCAACTCAAAAACGGCGCAGACAATCGTGATTATAAGGCCTGGGAAGACAAGATAACGAATGCAGTCATAGCGGGGAAAGTCCTACAAAACAGCCGTGAAAAAGCCCGCCAGCAGATATTATTATTAAACAGCATCACTTTAGAGCAACTTAACGATAGACTTAAAGAACTCCTCAATGCCCCTGATCAATTCTTGTATTATCAAATTCCAGATGGCATCGAAGTTCCACTGCCGACTGCGACTACTGTTCGTCAACTACAGGCAAATGCAGGGAACGCTTTAAAGCCGACCGTTGCTTATCAAGTCTCTATAGCTGAGCAAGAACAACAAGCAGAACCGATAACGCTGCCGCCAATCACTCTCTATCCAGAGGGTGAGATTCGTCGCTTCAACCGTATTCCCGCTACAAGGGATGCCGCGGCAATCAGTCAATGGTCGCTAGATAACGGCGATAGTATTGTATGGCTCGAACAGCCAACAGCCGATAATAAGCTGTATATTAATGTCGTCACAGACACCGGATTTGATAACCGCACTCAGTCTCCAATGTTAAGCCAAATAGCAGTACAGCTATGGCAACAAACCCCTCCAACAGGATGGTCTGAAGCCCAATGGAAACTGATGCCACAGTGGAGCTGGGTATATAAGTCACAACAGTTAAGTTTAGGTGCCGTGATAACCCCAGCGCAATTACCAAAACTGTTAGATACCTACCGTATACAGCTGCAAGAGGGTCATATTGCCGCCGAAGGCTTACCTTCGGTTAAATCTGATTTATTACGCCACCTAAGCAGCGCGAATAAGAACCATATTAGCGAAGCAATGGCGCAGCTGAAATACCCTAGCCAGATAAACGTATTGGATGATTCCACCGTTGCTGATATCGATGTGCCTATGCTGGAAGCTCTTGCCAAAGAAGTGTTAACCCAACCAGTCACTTTCTATGTTGTCGGTGCTCTACCTCAAGAGGTTGATGAACTCTGGACGCAAAAAGTAGCCTCATTACCCAGAAGAAAGACCCTAGTCGCGGCCCCATTGATGCAGCAAAGCGGCCACCATTTAAAAGAGTTAGCCTTATATGATTCACCTAAAATGCAGGTGATGTTTGAAGGTTATACTCAGCTTGAATGGTCACCAGAACAAGCTTTCTTGGTATCAAGCTTAGCTGAGTTAACTCAAAGCGCATTAAAACAGCGCCTCAGACTAGAGTTAGCCGGAATCTACAATATCCGTTTTGATCTGACACTCAATCCAGCAACCAATCATGCTGAAATGGCCTTATCTTTTTTCTGTGCGCCAGAACGTCGCAATGAACTATTAACTGCCGCTCAACAGGTACTGCAAAACATGCCACAGTGGTTAAAAAAACAAGACTTAACCCCATTAATTAGCAATATTCATTACGCAGAACAGCAACGTTTAGCCCTTGGTGCAACTTGGCTAAAAAGACTTGAGCTAAGTGACCACCGTTATGGTAACGGTCATTACCTTGAACATGTTCGCAACTTGCCATCACTTGTTACTCATCAATCTTTAGCGACACTTGCAGAGCACATCTTCCCCCTACAGAACAGTGCCACTGTTATTGCAAAACCAAAAGGCGAGAACGACTGA
- a CDS encoding anaerobic C4-dicarboxylate transporter, which yields MFFVHMMLLLAVIFVGIRHGGIAFGLLGGLGVSVLAFVFGIAPGTPPINVMLIILAVVAASATLEATGGLKLLVRYAERLLRKHPNQIVFLGPLCTYSLTVLVGTGHSVYPLLPVIYDVAYKKGIRPERPLAISTVASQMGITASPIAAAAAVVIATSMENHLDISLIDVLMVTIPATLTGVLVAATWSLRRGKDLDKDPEFQARLQDDEFRESLIDPEIESANQVEQERTAKRGLTVFILGILAVIIIAMFSKQVLPNKVGMSVAIQFMMLSVGAIILLTTKVSPKKIVNSNVFSAGMTAVIIIFGIAWLSDTIISHHKSYLVSMVSDLVSLYPWTFAIAMFVASIFLKSQAAVLTIMLPLGFSLGIPAPVLIGVLPACYAYFFFPFYPSDLAAISFDRSGTTCIGKYVVNHSFIIPGFIGVSTATVVGYFISMAIN from the coding sequence ATGTTTTTTGTGCATATGATGTTGCTGTTGGCGGTGATTTTTGTCGGGATCCGTCATGGTGGTATAGCTTTTGGTTTACTCGGTGGGTTGGGTGTATCGGTACTGGCGTTTGTGTTTGGTATAGCGCCTGGAACGCCGCCAATCAATGTGATGTTGATCATCCTCGCCGTGGTGGCGGCATCTGCCACCCTAGAAGCGACCGGGGGGCTTAAGTTATTAGTTCGTTATGCAGAAAGACTACTGCGTAAACATCCGAATCAGATCGTATTTCTCGGACCTTTATGCACCTATTCATTAACTGTGTTGGTGGGAACAGGCCATTCAGTTTATCCGCTGCTGCCGGTTATTTATGATGTGGCTTATAAAAAAGGGATCCGTCCTGAACGGCCATTAGCTATCTCGACAGTCGCATCCCAGATGGGGATCACTGCGAGTCCAATTGCGGCTGCGGCAGCTGTTGTTATCGCGACCTCAATGGAAAATCATCTCGATATCAGTCTTATTGACGTGTTGATGGTGACGATTCCGGCAACCCTGACAGGTGTGTTAGTGGCAGCCACATGGAGCTTGAGGCGTGGTAAGGATTTAGATAAAGATCCTGAGTTTCAGGCACGACTTCAAGATGATGAGTTTAGAGAAAGCCTGATCGATCCTGAAATTGAATCAGCAAATCAAGTTGAGCAAGAGCGCACCGCTAAACGGGGTTTAACGGTTTTTATATTAGGGATTTTGGCCGTCATCATTATTGCGATGTTCAGTAAGCAGGTATTACCTAATAAAGTCGGTATGTCAGTTGCGATACAGTTTATGATGCTGTCGGTGGGGGCTATTATTCTGCTGACAACTAAGGTCTCGCCTAAGAAGATAGTTAATAGCAATGTGTTTAGTGCTGGTATGACGGCGGTGATCATCATCTTTGGTATTGCGTGGTTAAGCGACACCATTATCAGCCATCATAAATCTTACCTTGTCAGCATGGTGAGCGATCTGGTTAGCCTTTACCCCTGGACCTTCGCTATTGCGATGTTTGTGGCTTCAATATTCTTAAAGAGTCAGGCGGCAGTGTTAACGATTATGTTGCCTCTGGGGTTCTCCTTAGGGATCCCCGCTCCTGTGTTGATTGGGGTATTGCCTGCTTGTTATGCTTATTTCTTTTTCCCATTTTATCCAAGTGACTTAGCGGCGATAAGTTTTGACCGCAGTGGCACAACTTGCATCGGTAAGTATGTGGTCAACCATAGCTTTATCATTCCAGGGTTTATTGGGGTCTCCACAGCAACCGTCGTTGGCTATTTTATTTCGATGGCGATTAATTAG